A window of the Arachis duranensis cultivar V14167 chromosome 5, aradu.V14167.gnm2.J7QH, whole genome shotgun sequence genome harbors these coding sequences:
- the LOC107488450 gene encoding uncharacterized protein LOC107488450, translating to MEVEQAKPKPTPKRFVKNQISDSILNDAALNAAISVLPHNYNFEVHKCVWRVLSTGAKRVALQFPEGLLMYSLPLSDIFTTFAAVDRCYVLGDVTYGACCVDDFSAVALSADLLIHYGHSCLVPIDSTTIPCLYVFVDIKIDVSHLVDTVKLNLESRAQNLVLAGTIQFASAIRAAKPELEKSGFRVLVPQSKPLSAGEVLGCTTPKVSLMDSFSENLENSVLVFVADGRFHLEAIMIANPGIKAFRYDPYIGKLFLEEYDHVGMKESRKAAILRAREEARNWGVVLGTLGRQGNPKILERLEKNMKEKGFLYTVFLMSEISPARIALFEDSVDAWIQIAYPRLSIDWGDAFGKPVLNPFEAEIALGVIPGWWEKKKDVLVAKVQEGCEDGGVSCQKSGDSSCECSCGEDENGNGKSDFGGEYPMDYYSQDGGEWNSSYAKKSSRPVRRISVSSVATSAISQRS from the coding sequence ATGGAGGTGGAGCAAGCTAAGCCAAAGCCAACGCCGAAGCGGTTTGTGAAGAACCAAATCTCCGATTCCATCCTCAACGACGCGGCCCTCAACGCTGCCATCTCCGTTCTCCCTCACAACTACAACTTCGAGGTCCACAAATGCGTTTGGCGCGTTCTTTCCACTGGCGCCAAGCGCGTTGCCCTTCAGTTCCCCGAGGGCCTCCTCATGTACTCCCTCCCTCTCTCCGACATCTTCACTACCTTCGCCGCCGTCGACCGCTGCTACGTCCTCGGTGACGTCACCTACGGCGCTTGTTGTGTCGACGACTTCTCCGCCGTTGCGCTCTCCGCCGACCTCCTCATCCACTACGGCCACAGCTGCCTTGTCCCCATCGATTCCACCACCATCCCCTGTCTCTACGTCTTCGTCGACATCAAAATCGACGTTTCCCATTTGGTTGATACCGTTAAATTGAACCTCGAATCTCGCGCCCAGAACCTCGTATTAGCTGGTACTATTCAGTTCGCATCTGCAATTAGGGCTGCGAAGCCGGAATTGGAGAaatcagggtttagggttttggtacCACAGTCCAAGCCTCTTTCGGCCGGTGAGGTTCTTGGCTGCACTACTCCCAAGGTTTCATTAATGGATTCGTTTAGTGAGAATCTTGAGAATAGCGTTTTGGTATTTGTAGCCGATGGAAGGTTTCATCTTGAGGCGATCATGATAGCTAATCCTGGGATTAAGGCTTTTAGGTATGACCCTTACATTGGGAAGTTGTTTCTGGAAGAGTATGATCACGTGGGAATGAAGGAATCTAGGAAAGCTGCGATTTTGAGAGCGAGGGAGGAAGCTCGGAATTGGGGTGTTGTTTTGGGGACTTTGGGTAGGCAAGGGAACCCTAAGATTCTGGAGAGATTGGAAAAGAATATGAAGGAAAAAGGGTTCCTTTACACTGTTTTCTTGATGTCTGAGATTAGCCCTGCAAGGATTGCATTGTTTGAGGACTCCGTAGATGCTTGGATTCAGATTGCTTATCCTCGGTTATCGATTGATTGGGGTGATGCTTTTGGGAAACCAGTGCTCAATCCCTTCGAGGCAGAGATCGCGTTAGGGGTGATACCTGGCTGgtgggagaagaagaaagatgtgTTAGTGGCAAAGGTGCAGGAAGGTTGTGAAGATGGTGGTGTAAGTTGCCAGAAGAGTGGTGATTCTTCCTGTGAGTGTAGCTGTGGAGAAGATGAAAATGGAAATGGAAAGAGCGATTTTGGTGGTGAATATCCAATGGACTATTATTCTCAAGATGGTGGGGAGTGGAATTCCTCTTATGCGAAGAAGTCCTCTCGTCCGGTAAGGAGAATTTCTGTATCTTCGGTTGCTACTAGTGCCATTTCTCAACGGTCTTAA
- the LOC107488449 gene encoding uncharacterized protein LOC107488449: protein MESSGSGAIDCGVGSIVWVRRRNGSWWPGQILGPHELSGSHLTSPRSGTPVKLLGREDASVDWYNLEKSKRVKPFRCGEFDGCIERAESSQGMPLKKREKYARREDAILHALELERQMLKKQEKLGAGQMGVGCRAKRSRCVYLPPQSSDSMDYKETHVEMSSSQFGKEYPYRSSFAEEGESAFVDDVQSDSSETDSANSGSDSSETEADKDEEMTISETGQDAEEEESTSSEDLDELAISADMPLLYPREPSTRNEAVSKWQLKGKRNSRSFVKRSVGAPDGKGVRYGADVEQGSHIGHKRLGPNSHYYKNGLSDVFDDTEQTFGFEDEFSLTPRAASRGQTKVRHGVDWDVWGWEDQPATRGYWDYKGFAPGYGDRYHYDGRMRPFLVDVDLKVQASYRKEPVPIVSLMSKLDGRAIIGHPIQIETLKDGSSDMLFPAFDDFNNDGIGIEGSSVLPPAWRTARRTANFRVPRPHLSSSNGAEAASDFSLDQERFEYRRLNAGSSSYKGSFSISRKSGRNSPGPSIDKKSMKKGSKKVSLSSSQKTRTLSSLSSEHNHHSKKPLIDSSFYQTNRLIKPEVSGLTTVACIPVKLVFSRLLEKINRPPLKAASNAALLNSDVERNS from the exons ATGGAGAGCTCGGGTTCAGGTGCAATCGATTGCGGCGTTGGATCGATTGTATGGGTCCGAAGAAGAAACGGGTCGTGGTGGCCGGGTCAAATACTCGGTCCTCATGAACTTTCGGGTTCTCATCTCACTTCTCCCCGATCAGGAACTCCCGTTAAGCTTCTTGGCAGGGAAGATGCCAGCGT AGATTGGTACAATCTGGAGAAATCCAAACGTGTGAAGCCATTTCGATGTGGTGAGTTCGATGGATGTATTGAAAGGGCAGAGTCTTCCCAGGGTATGCCCTTaaagaaaagggaaaagtatGCGCGCCGAGAAGATGCCATTCTCCATGCTCTTGAACTTGAGAGGCAAATGCTGAAGAAGCAAGAGAAATTAG GAGCCGGGCAAATGGGTGTAGGTTGCCGAGCAAAGAGAAGCAGATGTGTGTATTTGCCACCTCAGTCTAGTGATTCTATGGATTATAAAGAGACTCATGTTGAGATGTCATCTTCTCAATTCGGGAAGGAGTATCCTTATCGTAGTTCATTTGCTGAAGAGGGTGAATCTGCCTTTGTAGATGATGTTCAATCTGATTCTTCTGAAACTGATTCAGCTAATTCTGGTTCAGATTCCTCGGAAACAGAAGCAGACAAGGATGAAGAGATGACCATTTCAG AAACGGGTCAAGATGCTGAAGAGGAAGAAAGCACTAGTAGTGAGGATCTTGATGAATTGGCAATATCTGCTGACATGCCTCTCCTGTATCCTCGTGAACCTTCAACACGTAATGAAGCTGTATCCAAATGGCAATTAAAAGGAAAGAGGAACAGTCGTAGTTTTGTGAAGAGGTCTGTTGGTGCTCCTGATGGAAAAGGAGTTCGGTATGGAGCAGATGTTGAGCAAGGAAGTCATATAGGCCATAAGAGATTAGGTCCTAATTCACATTACTACAAAAATGGTCTAAGTGATGTCTTTGATGACACCGAACAAACGTTTGGATTCGAAGATGAATTCTCTCTAACTCCTAGAGCAGCATCAAGGGGTCAAACCAAAGTTCGTCATGGTGTTGATTGGGATGTCTGGGGTTGGGAAGATCAGCCTGCTACGAGAGGATATTGGGATTATAAAGGGTTTGCTCCAGGATATGGTGATCGCTATCATTACGATGGGAGGATGAGACCGTTTCTGGTAGATGTAGACCTGAAGGTTCAAGCTAGCTATCGCAAAGAGCCTGTTCCCATTGTTTCTCTCATGAGTAAGTTAGATGGGAGGGCAATAATCGGGCATCCGATCCAAATTGAAACCCTGAAGGATGGTTCATCAGATATGCTATTTCCTGCATTTGATGATTTCAATAATGATGGAATTGGTATTGAGGGAAGTAGTGTGCTTCCACCAGCTTGGAGGACTGCAAGGAGAACAGCGAATTTTCGTGTTCCTCGTCCGCATTTATCATCATCGAATGGTGCTGAAGCTGCTTCAGATTTTTCCTTAGATCAAGAAAGATTTGAATATAGAAGATTAAATGCTGGAAGTTCCAGCTACAAGGGAAGCTTTTCCATTTCCAGGAAGAGTGGCCGTAACAGTCCTGGGCCTTCAATTGACAAGAAGTCAATGAAAAAGGGGTCAAAGAAAGTGAGCTTATCGTCTAGCCAGAAAACTAGAACTCTGTCCTCATTGTCTAGTGAACATAATCATCATAGTAAAAAACCTTTAATTGATAGCAGTTTTTATCAAACAAATAGGTTGATTAAACCAGAGGTCTCTGGGCTCACTACTGTAGCTTGCATACCAGTTAAATTGGTATTTAGTAGATTACTTGAGAAGATTAATAGGCCTCCTTTAAAAGCAGCTAGTAATGCGGCTTTGTTGAATAGTGATGTGGAGAGAAATTCATAG